The following are from one region of the Rhizobium etli 8C-3 genome:
- the nifW gene encoding nitrogenase stabilizing/protective protein NifW, producing the protein MCRCSADSSPVDVKDILNRLKSLSAAEEFFEALGVPYDPKVLDVSRLHIMKRMGQYLAAEDFSHLPDRVIAARARAILERAYCDFATSAPLSHRVFKVLKDHNPNRPVTPGRTVVPLDSFLKPFEKK; encoded by the coding sequence ATGTGCCGTTGCTCCGCTGACAGCAGTCCCGTCGATGTCAAAGACATCCTCAATCGGCTGAAATCTCTCTCGGCTGCGGAGGAGTTCTTCGAAGCCCTAGGGGTCCCCTATGACCCGAAGGTTCTCGATGTCTCACGACTCCATATCATGAAGCGTATGGGCCAATACCTCGCGGCAGAGGACTTCTCCCATCTCCCAGACCGGGTAATCGCTGCTCGTGCCCGTGCCATACTGGAAAGGGCCTACTGTGATTTCGCGACCTCCGCGCCGCTCTCGCACCGGGTCTTCAAGGTGCTCAAGGACCACAATCCGAACAGACCTGTCACACCCGGCCGCACCGTTGTCCCGTTAGACTCTTTCCTGAAGCCGTTCGAAAAGAAGTGA